In the Gallaecimonas pentaromativorans genome, one interval contains:
- a CDS encoding lactoylglutathione lyase family protein gives MQTYPRSFSHIGLSVTDLDAAVKFYTEVLGWYLIMPPTTITEDDSAIGVMCTDVFGAGWQSFRIAHLSTGDRIGVEIFEFRGAEKPQDNFEYWKTGVFHFCVQDPDVEGLAAKIVAAGGKQRMPVREYFPGEKPYRMVYMEDPFGNILEIYSHSYELTYSAGAYN, from the coding sequence ATGCAAACCTATCCACGCAGCTTTTCCCATATTGGCCTGTCGGTGACCGATCTCGACGCCGCCGTGAAGTTTTACACCGAGGTACTGGGCTGGTACCTCATCATGCCCCCCACCACCATCACTGAAGACGACAGCGCCATTGGCGTGATGTGCACCGACGTGTTCGGCGCCGGTTGGCAGTCTTTTCGCATCGCCCACCTTTCTACCGGCGACCGCATCGGCGTGGAGATCTTCGAATTCCGGGGCGCCGAGAAGCCGCAAGACAACTTTGAATACTGGAAAACCGGGGTCTTTCACTTTTGCGTGCAAGACCCTGACGTTGAAGGCCTAGCCGCCAAGATTGTCGCCGCCGGCGGCAAGCAACGTATGCCGGTGCGCGAATACTTCCCCGGCGAAAAGCCCTACCGCATGGTGTATATGGAAGACCCCTTCGGCAATATCCTCGAGATTTACAGCCACAGCTACGAGCTTA